GGAGTTCGAGCGCAACGGCACGGTCGTCGACACGAAATCCGGAGTGCTGGCGTCCGGTCCCGGGGTCAACACGACCGTGACGTTCAGGACGAGTTTCTTGGACGCGGGCACTTACAACGTCACTATCAACGACCTCCCCGCGAAGACGATCACGGTCGAGGACCCGATCACCTACTCGGGTCTGACAGTGTCGACCCCGACCGTCGCCCCAAACGAGTCCGTCGATGTCTCGGCGACGGTCACGAACGACGCCCCCAACTCACGGTCGTTCACGGCGGAACTCGAGCGTGACGGCACGGTCGTCGACACGGAGACGGGAACGCTCGCCGCCGGCGCCGACACGCAGGTCACCTTCTCCACGAGTTTCTCCGAAGCGGGAACCTACGACGTGACGATATCGAACCTCACGGCGACGAGCGTCGTCGTCGACGACACGCTCATCCCCGGCTGCCGGGTCGTCGACGACTCCGGCCACTACACCCTCGACGGCGACATCGCGGAGAACGCGACCGACGGTTGTATCGAGGTGACCGCCAGCGACGTGGTCATCGACGGACAGGGTCACACCCTCGACGGCGTGGACGAGACAACGGGCATCGGCGTAGCTGTCACCGGCTCCGGGCTCTCCAACGTCACGGTGCGGAACCTGACCGTGACCGGCTTCGACTCCGGCGTGAAAGTCGTGGACGCGGCCGGCGTCACGCTGCGGAACGTCACCGCAAACCTCAACGGCAACGACGGAGTCCACCTCGACGGCGTGGACGACGCGACGATCGTCGACGCTGACCTCTCGAACAACTACAGACAGGGTATCTGGACCGAATCCGTGAGTACGTCCCTCGTCGTCCGGAGCAGCACCATCTCCTCGAACGGGGAGGGTGGGGGCGGGTACTCCGGGGTGTACGTCGGCTTCAGCAGCGCCGACGTCACTGTCGAGAACAGCACCATCGACGCGAACCCGGGCGAGGGCATCGGCGTGTTCGATACCACGGGGGTGGCCATCCGGAACAACACGATTTCGAGCAACGGCGGCCCCGGTGTGGTGGTGACCGACGGAGCCGCCGACGCCACCGTGGCCGACAACGACCTCACCGCGAACCAGCTGGGAATTCAGGTCGGCAGCGCCATCGGCGGCGGCTTCACCAGCGCCGACGACGCCACACTCTCGAACAACACCGTCTCCGGCAGTGCGAACGAGGGTATCCAAGTCCTCGGTTCCGACGATATCACGGTCTCGGGCAACGACGTGACGAACGTCGGAACCGGGACGTCCGTGCCGCCGCCGTTCGCCATCAACGTCACGGCCTCGAACGGGGCCACCGTGGAAGCCAACACCGTCGAGAACAATCCCTTCGGTGGCATCTACCTGCTCGGCTCCGCCGACGGGAACGTCCGCGGCAACGATGTCAGCGACGGGCAGTACGGTCTCATCACCGAGGACGCCACCGACGCGACGGTCGAGGACAACACCGTCGCCGAGAACACCTACGACGGCATCGCCGTCATCGGCGGCAGCGACGCCGTCGTCGAGAGCAACACCGCGACGGGCAACGAGTGGGGACTGTTTCTCGCAGTAACGGAGAACGTCACGGCGGTCGGAAACGACGTCTCCGGGAACGTCAACGGCACGGCCCTCGACGCGGCGACGGACGTCACGCTGACCGACACCGAGGCGACGGGCAACACGGACTGGGCGATCTACGCCGAGAACGGTTCGACGGTCGCCGCGGCGACGAACTACACGATCGTCGACGGCGGCTCCCTGAACTTCTCGGCGCACGACATCGGGGTCAGTCGGGACGCGTCGCCGCCCGCACTGCCCGCGTGGAAGGCGCAATTCGGCCCGTATTTGTACGCTGACAACACCGCCGCCGACGGCTGGCTGAACCTCACCGTCGGCTACGACGGCTCGGCGCTGTCCACGGGCCAGAACGAGTCGACGATGCGGCTCTGGCGACACGACGGTAGCTGGGCCGACGATGTCGGCGGGACGAACGCAGTTGATGAATTCGACGACACCGTCACCGCCAACGTCACCGACTTCAGCACGTTCGCCCTGCTGGCCGACGAGGAGCCGGTGATGAACCTCTCGACCGACGAGTACGACTTCGGAGACCAGCACCTCGACGACTCCAACGACACCGCCAGTGTACCCGTCACCAACGACGGCGCCGCGCCGCTGAACGTCACCGGCGTCGGCATCACGGGCGACAACGCAAGCGAGTTCGCCACACCGGCGATTATCGAAAACATCACGATTCAGCCCGGCGACACCGACGAGATCGATGTCGAGTTCGGACCATCCGCGCGCGGCACGAAGAACGCGACCCTCGTGATTGCCCACGACGCCAGCGACGAGTTCTCGAACGTCTCGGTGTCCGGCACCGGCGTCGCCCCCGACGTGAACGTGACGTCGACCACGCCGGTCGAGTTCGGAGACATTCCCATCGGCGAGCTGTCCGGAACGAGGACGGTCACGATCGAGAACAACGGGACGGCCCCGCTCAACCTCATCGACGCGGAAATCCGGGGACCGGACAGCCCCTCGTTCGACTTTTCGCCCGGCGAGCCGACGCCGTATCTCCTCCGGCCGGGGCAATCGCGCACAGCCGAGGTCGAGTTCCAGCCGCTGTCGGCAGGCGACAAGACCGCCTACCTCGACGTCACCACCAACTCCACCGAGCACCCCCAGGTCAACGTCACGCTGGCCGGGACGGGCGTCGACACGACGCCGCCGACGCTCTCTGACGTGACTATCGCCGACGACGACGGCGACGGCTACGTCAACGGCACCGATAGCCTGTCGATTCAGGCGGACGCGTCGGACGCCGAAACAGGCATCGCCGCGGTCGCGGTGAACGCGTCGTCGCTCGGGGCCGGGAACTTCAGCTTCGACGGGGACGAGTTACCAATCGACATCTCCCCTTCGGTCGACTCGGCGGAGGCAGATGGGGAGGGACCACACGCGGTCACGGTGACCGCGACCGACGAGGCCGGCAACCCGGTCTCCGAGAACGCTACCATCTCCCTCGACACGACGCCCCCGACGGCGACCATCACGAAACCGACTGAGGGCACGGTGCTGAACGACTCCGATCCGCGCATGGAAGGGACCACGACGGACGAGATCTCCGGCGTGGGTGCCACGAACCTCGATATTCACTACGGGGACGCCTGGGAGGGCACCGGAATCGTCAACGAGAGCACCGGCCACTGGGAAGCCGTGCCCATCGTCGGCGGCCTCGCCGACGGTGAGTACACGCTCACAGCGCAGCCAGTCGACAACGCCAGCAACGTCGGTTCGGTCGAGACGGTGAACGTCACCGTCGACACGACGCCGCCGACGATCTCGGACGCGATGCTCACCACGGACGCGGGTGGTGCGTATCTCACCGACGGCGACCAGGTGACGGTATCGGCCACTGTCACCGACGCGACGACGAACGTCGAGAGCGTGACGGCAAACGCCTCGGCGTTCGGGGCGGGGACAATCGATCTCACCGACGGTGACGGGAACGGCAACTACACGGCGACGTTCACCGTCGATGGGGCGGCAGCCGAGAGCGAGAGTTACGCCCTGTTCGTGAACGCCACGGACACCGCCGGCAATGAGAACGCCTCGACGACTAACACCCTCGCCCTCGACGTGGACGCACCCACTATCGAGGCTGCGACGCTGACCGATGCCACCGACGGCAACGGTGTGGTGAACGCCAGCGACCAGATCACTGTCGAGGCGATCGTCACCGATCCGGAGAGCGGCGTGGCGAACGTGACGGCGGATGCCTCGGCCTTCGGCGCGGGGACGGTCGAACTGACCGACGGGAACGACGACGACACCTACGACGCCACGGTCGCGGTGGACGAGGGTGCGGCCGACCCCGACGGTAACTACTCGGTTTCGGTGACAGCCGTCGACGGTGTGGACCTCTCGAACGAGACGGCGACGAACGCGCTCGTCCTCGACACGACCGACCCGACGCTCACCGTCACGCATCCGGACGAAGGAGCGGTGCTGAACGACTCCGACCCGCGGATGGAAGGGGACGTTACGGACGCACTCTCCGGTGCGGTGACCGTCGATGTTTACTATGGATCCGCGTGGGAGCGCGAGGCGGTCATCAACCACAGCACCGGTCACTGGGAGACTCCACCCATGGTTGGGGGCCTCAACGACGGCGAGTACACGCTTACGGCCCAGCCAACCGACAACGCAGGCAACGTCGGTCGGAACGAGACGATCAACGTCACCGTCGACACGACGCAGCCGACGGTTTCGGACGCGACGGTCACGACTGACGCTGGCGGCGCGTACATCACCGGCGGTGACGAGGTCACCGTCTCCGCGAACGTCACCGACGCGACGACGAACGTCGAGAGCGTGACGACGAACGCTTCGGCCTTCGGCGCAGGGACGGTCGACCTGACCCACTGGAACGGTGACAGCTACACGGCGACGTTCACCGTGGACGCCTCGGCCGCCGAAAACGGAACCCATTCGCTCGACGTGACCGCGACCGACGAGGCCGGCAACGGAAACGCCAGTACGACCAACAGCCTGTCCGTCGACACCAGTGCGCCAACCGTCGAGAACGCCACCCTGACCGACGCCAAGAACGGCGACGGTGCGGTGAACGCCACCGACGAAGTGGGTATCGAGGTGACCGTCACCGATGCCGACAGCGGCGTGGAGAACGTGACGGCGGACGTGTCGGCCTTCGGTGCGGGAACGGTCACCCTCACCGACGGCAACGGTGACGACACGTACGGAGCCACGGTCAGTGTAGACGGAAGCGTGGCGGCCGTGGACGGCAACCACTCCGTGACGGTGACGGCCGAGGACAAGGTGGACCTCTCGAACGAGACGGCGACGAACGTGCTCGCTCTCGACACGACCGGCCCGACGGTGACTATCACGACCCCGACGGACGGGGCCGTGCTGAACACGTCCACGCTCGCACAGCGAGCGACTGCGGACGACGCGACGTCGGGCGTGGCCCTCGTGGAGTTCGACTGGGGCGACGGCTGGACGGATGGCCACCAGGTTGGGGATCACTGGGAGTATCCGACGCCGGAGACCCCAACTCCGGTGGTTCTGCCGGACGGTTCCCACACCGTCACGGCGCGAGCGACCGACGAGGCCGGAAACGTCGGTCCGGCCGAGACTGTGAACGTCACCGTCGATACGACCGATCCCGTGGTCGAGGATACTGCGCTCGGCCGCGAGGACGGGCTCTCCCCGGACGCGACCGTCGACGTGTCGGTCAACGCTTCCGATCCGACCACCGCAATCGAGGCGGTCACGGTCGACGGTGACGCACTCACCCGGGACGGTACCTGGTGGAACGGCACCGTCCGGGCCAGTCAGTGGCTCGGCACCTACTCGGCGAACGTGACAGTCACCGACGAGGCGGGCAACGCCGTCGGGCGGGCGCTGAACTACACCGTCGGAACCGAACACCCCCTCGAGGAGCGGGACAGTGAGACGGTTCACGCCGAACCGAACGACGGCAGCGTTCAGGAGGTTGCCATCACGCTCGACGGGGAGTCGTCCGACGCCGTCGACAACGAGACGGTGCTGGTCGGAACACCCGAATCGAATCCGGTTGCGGACGCTCCCGGGGGAGACGGAACGACCCCTCTCCAGTTCTTCCAGGCTAACACCACCATCGATAACGCGAATATCGAGGAGGGCGTCCTGAACGTGAGCGTTTCACGCGACCGCATCGACCGCCGGTACATCGTCCCGGAGAACCTGTCGTTCTGGGTGTACGACACCGATGCGGGAACGTGGATGAACGAGAGCGTCACGGGGGAGTTCGTCGCCGAGAACGGCAGCCACCGATTCTACGAGGTGACCGTCCCGCACTTCTCGACGTTCGCGATCTCCGGCGAGATGGAATCGACAGCACCAACTGTCACCCTTCGGTCGCCTGGTGACGGGGCGACGGTCGACTCCTCGTCCGTGACTATCACTGCCGATTACAGCGACGACTACGCAGGTATCGACACCGGGAACGTCACCATGCAGGTCGACGGAGACACGGTCACCGACGCGGCGACGGTTACCCCGACCGAGATAACGTACGACACGACCGGGCTGGACGAGGGGCAACACGTCGTCACGCTCATCGTCCCCGACTCCGCCGGCAATACGAACACCGAGGAGTGGTCGTTCACCGTCGAGACATCGACCAACATACCGGCCGACACGCCGTCCGACGGAGGCGTTGTCGATAACAGCGATAGCGACGGTGACGGCTCCGACGATACCGGGGGCGATGCTGACGACAGCGACGACGGTCCCACCGTGACGCTTCGGGATGTGAACGTCTCCCGGACGACAGTCGAAACGGGGGAGACCGTCACTGTGAACGCCACGCTCGCTACGGACGGTACCCGGACCACCAACGACACCATAGCCCTCCGTGTCAACGGCGTTCCCGTTCGGAACGAAACGCTCAGTGTACCGGCCGAGGGGACCCGGACCGTCACGCTGACCCATTCCTTCGACGACCCCGGTGAGTACGCCCTCGCCATCGGCAACGAGTCGGTCGGCCCGGTCACCGTCGAAGCGGACCGAACCACGACGACTGAACCCACAGACCGATCCGATGAGACCACGGACACAGCGGACGACGAGACGAACACTGATTCCGGGATGTCCCCAACCGAGCGGACCACCGGCAGGAGCACCCCCGGATTCGGTGTCATCGTCGCGTTGCTTTCGCTGCTGGCGGCTGCACTCCTCGCGCTCCGACGGCACTGATCGAATCTGTCATCGTCGCAGACGATGATCTATATGCTGGGGATCTGCTCCCTGAGATTCAAACTAGGTAGCAAGGCAAATTCCCCGCCCCACCGTGGGCGGGGAGGAAGCCGACGCCCGCTGCCACAAGCCCACCGACTACTGAGTACCTTTACTATCTATCGAAACTCGTGGCGGACAGCTACCTAAGGCGCACCGCAATTATCCCCCCCATCCTCACCCGCGATCAGAAGCAACTGCTCGATGCCACCATCAACGAGTGGCAAACTGCCTGCTACACCAGCAGCCAGATCGGATGAGAACACGGTGAAACGCGGAAAACGTACCTCCAAGACCTCGCCTACGACGAGGCGTGACGAACTGGAGAGTCAACTCACGGAACTGAAGGAGCAACAGGAAGCGTTGGCTGCGGAGTACGACGTCAGTTCTCTCGATGAGTTCAGAGAACGACTCGCGGACGAGGAGTTCTCGGCTGGGCTGTCGCTTTTCTGGGCGACTGCAGCCATTGGATCATTAACATCATCCGGAAGAATTTCGTCGACGATTTCGTCGGCATTCAAAGAAGGCTCATCATCGGTTGGCA
This region of Halostella salina genomic DNA includes:
- a CDS encoding right-handed parallel beta-helix repeat-containing protein gives rise to the protein MTPAAAQAGNTAVSANDDSYTVTAGEILTVNGPGVLENDESASDISVNRTVSGPSNGTLTLHSNGSLEYTPDPGYTGEDTFTYEASDGNGSTDTATVTVTVREPVNYSDLAVSNTTVVTNESVDVTATVTNDASSSQSYTAEFERNGTVVDTKSGVLASGPGVNTTVTFRTSFLDAGTYNVTINDLPAKTITVEDPITYSGLTVSTPTVAPNESVDVSATVTNDAPNSRSFTAELERDGTVVDTETGTLAAGADTQVTFSTSFSEAGTYDVTISNLTATSVVVDDTLIPGCRVVDDSGHYTLDGDIAENATDGCIEVTASDVVIDGQGHTLDGVDETTGIGVAVTGSGLSNVTVRNLTVTGFDSGVKVVDAAGVTLRNVTANLNGNDGVHLDGVDDATIVDADLSNNYRQGIWTESVSTSLVVRSSTISSNGEGGGGYSGVYVGFSSADVTVENSTIDANPGEGIGVFDTTGVAIRNNTISSNGGPGVVVTDGAADATVADNDLTANQLGIQVGSAIGGGFTSADDATLSNNTVSGSANEGIQVLGSDDITVSGNDVTNVGTGTSVPPPFAINVTASNGATVEANTVENNPFGGIYLLGSADGNVRGNDVSDGQYGLITEDATDATVEDNTVAENTYDGIAVIGGSDAVVESNTATGNEWGLFLAVTENVTAVGNDVSGNVNGTALDAATDVTLTDTEATGNTDWAIYAENGSTVAAATNYTIVDGGSLNFSAHDIGVSRDASPPALPAWKAQFGPYLYADNTAADGWLNLTVGYDGSALSTGQNESTMRLWRHDGSWADDVGGTNAVDEFDDTVTANVTDFSTFALLADEEPVMNLSTDEYDFGDQHLDDSNDTASVPVTNDGAAPLNVTGVGITGDNASEFATPAIIENITIQPGDTDEIDVEFGPSARGTKNATLVIAHDASDEFSNVSVSGTGVAPDVNVTSTTPVEFGDIPIGELSGTRTVTIENNGTAPLNLIDAEIRGPDSPSFDFSPGEPTPYLLRPGQSRTAEVEFQPLSAGDKTAYLDVTTNSTEHPQVNVTLAGTGVDTTPPTLSDVTIADDDGDGYVNGTDSLSIQADASDAETGIAAVAVNASSLGAGNFSFDGDELPIDISPSVDSAEADGEGPHAVTVTATDEAGNPVSENATISLDTTPPTATITKPTEGTVLNDSDPRMEGTTTDEISGVGATNLDIHYGDAWEGTGIVNESTGHWEAVPIVGGLADGEYTLTAQPVDNASNVGSVETVNVTVDTTPPTISDAMLTTDAGGAYLTDGDQVTVSATVTDATTNVESVTANASAFGAGTIDLTDGDGNGNYTATFTVDGAAAESESYALFVNATDTAGNENASTTNTLALDVDAPTIEAATLTDATDGNGVVNASDQITVEAIVTDPESGVANVTADASAFGAGTVELTDGNDDDTYDATVAVDEGAADPDGNYSVSVTAVDGVDLSNETATNALVLDTTDPTLTVTHPDEGAVLNDSDPRMEGDVTDALSGAVTVDVYYGSAWEREAVINHSTGHWETPPMVGGLNDGEYTLTAQPTDNAGNVGRNETINVTVDTTQPTVSDATVTTDAGGAYITGGDEVTVSANVTDATTNVESVTTNASAFGAGTVDLTHWNGDSYTATFTVDASAAENGTHSLDVTATDEAGNGNASTTNSLSVDTSAPTVENATLTDAKNGDGAVNATDEVGIEVTVTDADSGVENVTADVSAFGAGTVTLTDGNGDDTYGATVSVDGSVAAVDGNHSVTVTAEDKVDLSNETATNVLALDTTGPTVTITTPTDGAVLNTSTLAQRATADDATSGVALVEFDWGDGWTDGHQVGDHWEYPTPETPTPVVLPDGSHTVTARATDEAGNVGPAETVNVTVDTTDPVVEDTALGREDGLSPDATVDVSVNASDPTTAIEAVTVDGDALTRDGTWWNGTVRASQWLGTYSANVTVTDEAGNAVGRALNYTVGTEHPLEERDSETVHAEPNDGSVQEVAITLDGESSDAVDNETVLVGTPESNPVADAPGGDGTTPLQFFQANTTIDNANIEEGVLNVSVSRDRIDRRYIVPENLSFWVYDTDAGTWMNESVTGEFVAENGSHRFYEVTVPHFSTFAISGEMESTAPTVTLRSPGDGATVDSSSVTITADYSDDYAGIDTGNVTMQVDGDTVTDAATVTPTEITYDTTGLDEGQHVVTLIVPDSAGNTNTEEWSFTVETSTNIPADTPSDGGVVDNSDSDGDGSDDTGGDADDSDDGPTVTLRDVNVSRTTVETGETVTVNATLATDGTRTTNDTIALRVNGVPVRNETLSVPAEGTRTVTLTHSFDDPGEYALAIGNESVGPVTVEADRTTTTEPTDRSDETTDTADDETNTDSGMSPTERTTGRSTPGFGVIVALLSLLAAALLALRRH
- a CDS encoding DUF7342 family protein is translated as MPPSTSGKLPATPAARSDENTVKRGKRTSKTSPTTRRDELESQLTELKEQQEALAAEYDVSSLDEFRERLADEEFSAGLSLFWATAAIGSLTSSGRISSTISSAFKEGSSSVGIYCNCRYQGTKRSRREERECRE